The window CTTGTTTGCAAATAAACCGAGCAATTCATCGCGCTTTTTAAAACCGACCGAGAACCCTAAATAACCAAATAAAAGCGTCAACAAAATGGGTGCTACTGTATTAACAACCGGTACTTCAATGGCATTAAGAGCGTACCCAATTAAAAAGGCAATAATAAGTCCAAAAGCAAGCCCTAAACTACCAAAAATAATATCTGTAATTGGTGCTCTTACTAATGTCTCTTCAAGCCACTTTACAAAATTCACTACATAGTCTACTGCCCAAAACGTTATAAGATAAAAAATAATAGAGCCCAAAATGACGGAAACATAGGGATTATTTATTAGAGGAATGTCATCAAAATTCACTAGTTTTAATAAATCAGGGATTAGAAATAGTCCCAGTGTTCCTCCGATAATGAGGAAACAAGCTTGAACAATTCGTTTTAACATTCCTTCACCTCCTTTTTATTCATTATAAACAATTTGCAAAAAACGAAACCTATTTCCAAATATATTTTACTTTTTTTAGTCAATAAAATCTTTGTTATTCTTATCCAATTCGTGATAACTACATTTAGATTAGCACCTTCAGAAAGAATGTGTCAAACAATTAATTTTTTAGCTTAACACAATACCACAAATAGTTCAATGGTCTTTTATTTATAGGTTTCAATATACCTATAAATTTATTTGAAGCTTCGATCCGCAAATAACTGATCCTTTAATAGCTTTAATCCATCCTTAATCTTTCTAGCCCTCACGTCGCCAATCCCTTCGACCTCGTCCAGTTCCGCTACTGATGCTTTAATAATAGTAGGAAGATCGTGAAAACGGTTGATTAAATTCTCGATAATGACTGTTGGTAATCGTGGGATTTTGCTTAGCATCCGATATCCACGGGGGCTCTTTACTTCATCAAGGTGGACATACCCCTGATAACCGAACTGCTTTAATACAAGGTTATCTTCTATTACTTCCATATGTGCAAAATCGTGCAGCTTTCTCATGACATCGCTGACGTTTACATTTCTTGAATGTGCATAATCCTTAATAATCAGCTTTGCTTCCTTTTCCATATCAATCAAAAGCTCATTCATCTGTAGCTGAATCAGTCTTCCCTCCGTTCCTAATTCACTTAGATAGTTGAGTAATTCATTCTTAATTCTTAGTACCATGGTAAATCGATGCATTGTTTGTAAAAGGTCATTATAAGTAACAAGCTCTTCAAACTCTAAAATACTAAGATTAGCGACGCTTTGCTCTAAAACCACTTTATACTTTTCTAATGTCTGTATAGCTTGGTTAGCCTTTGCCAGGATAACGGCAATCTCTCGGAGTGCGTAACGAAACTGACCTTGATA of the Bacillus tuaregi genome contains:
- the disA gene encoding DNA integrity scanning diadenylate cyclase DisA gives rise to the protein MENKRYGDQVSKILQFMAPGTPIREGIDNVLRANTGGLIVLGCDDKVQTLVNGGFKIHCPFSPSYLYELSKMDGAIILNESGSEILIANAQLAPDTSISSSETGMRHRTAERVAKQTGALVIAISQRRNVITLYQGQFRYALREIAVILAKANQAIQTLEKYKVVLEQSVANLSILEFEELVTYNDLLQTMHRFTMVLRIKNELLNYLSELGTEGRLIQLQMNELLIDMEKEAKLIIKDYAHSRNVNVSDVMRKLHDFAHMEVIEDNLVLKQFGYQGYVHLDEVKSPRGYRMLSKIPRLPTVIIENLINRFHDLPTIIKASVAELDEVEGIGDVRARKIKDGLKLLKDQLFADRSFK